A window of Cheilinus undulatus linkage group 1, ASM1832078v1, whole genome shotgun sequence contains these coding sequences:
- the caprin1a gene encoding caprin-1a isoform X1 has protein sequence MPSAMVGNSAVQSAVPDLGNGSHCETMKQVLTVVDKKVRNMEKKKSKLDDYQAKKNKGESLNQDQLEALTKYQEIINNLEFARELQKSFLALGQEVQKAVKKSARREQLQREEMEQRRLKTVLELQFLLDQLGDDSVRQDLKRPDATGSPLLTDADLTSLDEFYKLVGPDRSYDVRLTSQYEEASLHLWELLEGRDKAVAGTTYKSLKETLDKVLQSGYFDRAQSHQNGTCEEEEECEEQTLVAESKSGVQPSEPEVTAEPVQVETTEFINRQFIPETSYSSPNKDQVEEWTAEAQMVNSLQHQVPAHVAAEPTVTVNHVAPTPVCDPVVRKQAVQDLMAQMQGTYNFMQDSVLEFDGQALDPAIVSAQPMKPVQTVDLQQMGCPPTLPESRLPQTSAVSGPQESSQAAMSLSSEPSPAPCPLSSAFPPVSKPSHTGGINVNAAPFQSVQAVFNMNAPVPPTGDGQTDPLKQPSQFPGGYGPGFSSQSDSSVEQPDIPQETLQSVVGGFQPQDHVLPSAGGHEESSPGAGFGQSGQSFYNGRAVPRGGPRNARGMMNGYRGSSNGFRGGYDSYRPPFSNAPSSGYGQTQFNTSRDYSNNTYQREGYQQNYKRGAAQGPRGLSRGNTQAMRS, from the exons ATGCCTTCAGCAATGGTTGGCAACAGTGCTGTCCAGTCTGCTGTTCCAGACCTGGGAAATGGAAGTCATTGTGAGACCATGAAGCAGGTTCTCACTGTTGTGGACAAGAAGGTTCGCAACATGGAAAAGAAGAag TCTAAACTGGATGACTACCAGGCAAAGAAGAACAAGGGAGAAAGTCTGAATCAGGATCAGTTG GAGGCTTTGACGAAGTATCAAGAGATCATCAACAACCTCGAGTTTGCTCGAGAATTGCAGAAAAGCTTTCTTGCATTGGGCCAAGAG GTTCAAAAGGCAGTTAAGAAGTCTGCAAGAAGGGAACAGTTGCAGCGGGAGGAGATGGAGCAGCGGAGGCTGAAGACTGTTTTGGAACTTCAGTTTTTATTGGACCAGTTGGGAGATGACAGTGTCAGGCAGGACCTCAAACGGCCGGATGCCACTGGGTCCCCTCTGCTCACTGACGCTGACCTCACATCACTTGACGAGTTTTACAAACTAGTTGGACCTGACAGGAGCTATGACGTTAG GTTGACCAGCCAATATGAAGAGGCATCACTGCACTTGTGGGAACTGCTTGAAGGCAGAGACAAGGCTGTGGCAGGGACCACAT ACAAGTCACTGAAAGAAACTCTGGACAAAGTGCTGCAGAGTGGTTACTTTGACAGAGCACAGAGTCATCAGAATGGGACAtgtgaggaagaagaggagtgTGAGGAGCAGACTTTGGTGGCTGAGTCTAAGTCTGGGGTGCAGCCATCAGAACCTG AAGTAACAGCCGAGCCAGTTCAAGTAGAAACAACAGAG TTCATAAACAGACAGTTCATTCCAGAAACTTCATACAGCAGTCCAAACAAAGACCAAGTAGAGGAGTGGACAGCAGAGGCTCAG ATGGTGAACTCCCTCCAGCACCAGGTACCTGCCCATGTGGCTGCAGAACCAACCGTTACTGTGAATCATGTCGCTCCCACTCCGGTCTGTGACCCAGTGGTAAGAAAGCAGGCTGTGCAGGACCTCATGGCCCAGATGCAGGGGACATACAACTTCATGCAG GATTCTGTGCTGGAGTTTGATGGCCAGGCTCTTGACCCCGCCATTGTATCTGCCCAGCCAATGAAGCCTGTGCAGACTGTAGACCTGCAGCAGATGGGCTGCCCCCCAA CCCTCCCAGAATCCAGACTTCCACAAACAAGTGCAGTGTCTGGACCACAGGAATCCTCACAA GCTGCAATGTCTCTATCATCTGAGCCGTCCCCAGCCCCATGTCCCCTGTCCTCTGCCTTCCCACCTGTCTCCAAACCCTCTCATACCGGAGGCATCAATGTCAACGCAGCACCCTTCCAGTCAGTGCAAGCG GTATTTAACATGAACGCACCTGTGCCTCCAACTGGTGATGGCCAAACAGATCCTCTGAAGCAGCCCAGCCAGTTCCCTGGAGGCTATGGACCGGGCTTTAGCAGCCAGTCAGACAGTTCTGTCGAGCAACCAGACATCCCACAGGAAACATTACAGTCAG TCGTCGGTGGATTTCAGCCTCAAGACCATGTTCTGCCCTCAGCAGGAGGCCATGAAGAGTCCTCTCCAGGAGCAGGGTTTGGACAGTCGGGACAGTCGTTTTACAACGGCAGGGCTGTGCCCAGAGGGGGACCCAGGAACGCCCGTGGCATGATGAATGGATACAGGGGCTCGTCCAATGGATTTAGAG GGGGATATGACTCGTATCGCCCTCCTTTCTCAAATGCTCCCAGCAGTGGTTATGGTCAAACCCAGTTCAACACATCTCGAGACTATTCCAACAACACCTACCAACGG GAGGGATATCAGCAAAACTACAAACGCGGAGCTGCCCAAGGACCTCGAGGTTTGTCTCGAGGAAACACTCAAGCAATGCGATCCTGA
- the caprin1a gene encoding caprin-1a isoform X2, with translation MPSAMVGNSAVQSAVPDLGNGSHCETMKQVLTVVDKKVRNMEKKKSKLDDYQAKKNKGESLNQDQLEALTKYQEIINNLEFARELQKSFLALGQEVQKAVKKSARREQLQREEMEQRRLKTVLELQFLLDQLGDDSVRQDLKRPDATGSPLLTDADLTSLDEFYKLVGPDRSYDVRLTSQYEEASLHLWELLEGRDKAVAGTTYKSLKETLDKVLQSGYFDRAQSHQNGTCEEEEECEEQTLVAESKSGVQPSEPEVTAEPVQVETTEFINRQFIPETSYSSPNKDQVEEWTAEAQMVNSLQHQVPAHVAAEPTVTVNHVAPTPVCDPVVRKQAVQDLMAQMQGTYNFMQDSVLEFDGQALDPAIVSAQPMKPVQTVDLQQMGCPPTLPESRLPQTSAVSGPQESSQAAMSLSSEPSPAPCPLSSAFPPVSKPSHTGGINVNAAPFQSVQAVFNMNAPVPPTGDGQTDPLKQPSQFPGGYGPGFSSQSDSSVEQPDIPQETLQSGGHEESSPGAGFGQSGQSFYNGRAVPRGGPRNARGMMNGYRGSSNGFRGGYDSYRPPFSNAPSSGYGQTQFNTSRDYSNNTYQREGYQQNYKRGAAQGPRGLSRGNTQAMRS, from the exons ATGCCTTCAGCAATGGTTGGCAACAGTGCTGTCCAGTCTGCTGTTCCAGACCTGGGAAATGGAAGTCATTGTGAGACCATGAAGCAGGTTCTCACTGTTGTGGACAAGAAGGTTCGCAACATGGAAAAGAAGAag TCTAAACTGGATGACTACCAGGCAAAGAAGAACAAGGGAGAAAGTCTGAATCAGGATCAGTTG GAGGCTTTGACGAAGTATCAAGAGATCATCAACAACCTCGAGTTTGCTCGAGAATTGCAGAAAAGCTTTCTTGCATTGGGCCAAGAG GTTCAAAAGGCAGTTAAGAAGTCTGCAAGAAGGGAACAGTTGCAGCGGGAGGAGATGGAGCAGCGGAGGCTGAAGACTGTTTTGGAACTTCAGTTTTTATTGGACCAGTTGGGAGATGACAGTGTCAGGCAGGACCTCAAACGGCCGGATGCCACTGGGTCCCCTCTGCTCACTGACGCTGACCTCACATCACTTGACGAGTTTTACAAACTAGTTGGACCTGACAGGAGCTATGACGTTAG GTTGACCAGCCAATATGAAGAGGCATCACTGCACTTGTGGGAACTGCTTGAAGGCAGAGACAAGGCTGTGGCAGGGACCACAT ACAAGTCACTGAAAGAAACTCTGGACAAAGTGCTGCAGAGTGGTTACTTTGACAGAGCACAGAGTCATCAGAATGGGACAtgtgaggaagaagaggagtgTGAGGAGCAGACTTTGGTGGCTGAGTCTAAGTCTGGGGTGCAGCCATCAGAACCTG AAGTAACAGCCGAGCCAGTTCAAGTAGAAACAACAGAG TTCATAAACAGACAGTTCATTCCAGAAACTTCATACAGCAGTCCAAACAAAGACCAAGTAGAGGAGTGGACAGCAGAGGCTCAG ATGGTGAACTCCCTCCAGCACCAGGTACCTGCCCATGTGGCTGCAGAACCAACCGTTACTGTGAATCATGTCGCTCCCACTCCGGTCTGTGACCCAGTGGTAAGAAAGCAGGCTGTGCAGGACCTCATGGCCCAGATGCAGGGGACATACAACTTCATGCAG GATTCTGTGCTGGAGTTTGATGGCCAGGCTCTTGACCCCGCCATTGTATCTGCCCAGCCAATGAAGCCTGTGCAGACTGTAGACCTGCAGCAGATGGGCTGCCCCCCAA CCCTCCCAGAATCCAGACTTCCACAAACAAGTGCAGTGTCTGGACCACAGGAATCCTCACAA GCTGCAATGTCTCTATCATCTGAGCCGTCCCCAGCCCCATGTCCCCTGTCCTCTGCCTTCCCACCTGTCTCCAAACCCTCTCATACCGGAGGCATCAATGTCAACGCAGCACCCTTCCAGTCAGTGCAAGCG GTATTTAACATGAACGCACCTGTGCCTCCAACTGGTGATGGCCAAACAGATCCTCTGAAGCAGCCCAGCCAGTTCCCTGGAGGCTATGGACCGGGCTTTAGCAGCCAGTCAGACAGTTCTGTCGAGCAACCAGACATCCCACAGGAAACATTACAGTCAG GAGGCCATGAAGAGTCCTCTCCAGGAGCAGGGTTTGGACAGTCGGGACAGTCGTTTTACAACGGCAGGGCTGTGCCCAGAGGGGGACCCAGGAACGCCCGTGGCATGATGAATGGATACAGGGGCTCGTCCAATGGATTTAGAG GGGGATATGACTCGTATCGCCCTCCTTTCTCAAATGCTCCCAGCAGTGGTTATGGTCAAACCCAGTTCAACACATCTCGAGACTATTCCAACAACACCTACCAACGG GAGGGATATCAGCAAAACTACAAACGCGGAGCTGCCCAAGGACCTCGAGGTTTGTCTCGAGGAAACACTCAAGCAATGCGATCCTGA
- the caprin1a gene encoding caprin-1a isoform X3: protein MPSAMVGNSAVQSAVPDLGNGSHCETMKQVLTVVDKKVRNMEKKKSKLDDYQAKKNKGESLNQDQLEALTKYQEIINNLEFARELQKSFLALGQEVQKAVKKSARREQLQREEMEQRRLKTVLELQFLLDQLGDDSVRQDLKRPDATGSPLLTDADLTSLDEFYKLVGPDRSYDVRLTSQYEEASLHLWELLEGRDKAVAGTTYKSLKETLDKVLQSGYFDRAQSHQNGTCEEEEECEEQTLVAESKSGVQPSEPEVTAEPVQVETTEFINRQFIPETSYSSPNKDQVEEWTAEAQMVNSLQHQVPAHVAAEPTVTVNHVAPTPVCDPVVRKQAVQDLMAQMQGTYNFMQDSVLEFDGQALDPAIVSAQPMKPVQTVDLQQMGCPPTLPESRLPQTSAVSGPQESSQVFNMNAPVPPTGDGQTDPLKQPSQFPGGYGPGFSSQSDSSVEQPDIPQETLQSVVGGFQPQDHVLPSAGGHEESSPGAGFGQSGQSFYNGRAVPRGGPRNARGMMNGYRGSSNGFRGGYDSYRPPFSNAPSSGYGQTQFNTSRDYSNNTYQREGYQQNYKRGAAQGPRGLSRGNTQAMRS from the exons ATGCCTTCAGCAATGGTTGGCAACAGTGCTGTCCAGTCTGCTGTTCCAGACCTGGGAAATGGAAGTCATTGTGAGACCATGAAGCAGGTTCTCACTGTTGTGGACAAGAAGGTTCGCAACATGGAAAAGAAGAag TCTAAACTGGATGACTACCAGGCAAAGAAGAACAAGGGAGAAAGTCTGAATCAGGATCAGTTG GAGGCTTTGACGAAGTATCAAGAGATCATCAACAACCTCGAGTTTGCTCGAGAATTGCAGAAAAGCTTTCTTGCATTGGGCCAAGAG GTTCAAAAGGCAGTTAAGAAGTCTGCAAGAAGGGAACAGTTGCAGCGGGAGGAGATGGAGCAGCGGAGGCTGAAGACTGTTTTGGAACTTCAGTTTTTATTGGACCAGTTGGGAGATGACAGTGTCAGGCAGGACCTCAAACGGCCGGATGCCACTGGGTCCCCTCTGCTCACTGACGCTGACCTCACATCACTTGACGAGTTTTACAAACTAGTTGGACCTGACAGGAGCTATGACGTTAG GTTGACCAGCCAATATGAAGAGGCATCACTGCACTTGTGGGAACTGCTTGAAGGCAGAGACAAGGCTGTGGCAGGGACCACAT ACAAGTCACTGAAAGAAACTCTGGACAAAGTGCTGCAGAGTGGTTACTTTGACAGAGCACAGAGTCATCAGAATGGGACAtgtgaggaagaagaggagtgTGAGGAGCAGACTTTGGTGGCTGAGTCTAAGTCTGGGGTGCAGCCATCAGAACCTG AAGTAACAGCCGAGCCAGTTCAAGTAGAAACAACAGAG TTCATAAACAGACAGTTCATTCCAGAAACTTCATACAGCAGTCCAAACAAAGACCAAGTAGAGGAGTGGACAGCAGAGGCTCAG ATGGTGAACTCCCTCCAGCACCAGGTACCTGCCCATGTGGCTGCAGAACCAACCGTTACTGTGAATCATGTCGCTCCCACTCCGGTCTGTGACCCAGTGGTAAGAAAGCAGGCTGTGCAGGACCTCATGGCCCAGATGCAGGGGACATACAACTTCATGCAG GATTCTGTGCTGGAGTTTGATGGCCAGGCTCTTGACCCCGCCATTGTATCTGCCCAGCCAATGAAGCCTGTGCAGACTGTAGACCTGCAGCAGATGGGCTGCCCCCCAA CCCTCCCAGAATCCAGACTTCCACAAACAAGTGCAGTGTCTGGACCACAGGAATCCTCACAA GTATTTAACATGAACGCACCTGTGCCTCCAACTGGTGATGGCCAAACAGATCCTCTGAAGCAGCCCAGCCAGTTCCCTGGAGGCTATGGACCGGGCTTTAGCAGCCAGTCAGACAGTTCTGTCGAGCAACCAGACATCCCACAGGAAACATTACAGTCAG TCGTCGGTGGATTTCAGCCTCAAGACCATGTTCTGCCCTCAGCAGGAGGCCATGAAGAGTCCTCTCCAGGAGCAGGGTTTGGACAGTCGGGACAGTCGTTTTACAACGGCAGGGCTGTGCCCAGAGGGGGACCCAGGAACGCCCGTGGCATGATGAATGGATACAGGGGCTCGTCCAATGGATTTAGAG GGGGATATGACTCGTATCGCCCTCCTTTCTCAAATGCTCCCAGCAGTGGTTATGGTCAAACCCAGTTCAACACATCTCGAGACTATTCCAACAACACCTACCAACGG GAGGGATATCAGCAAAACTACAAACGCGGAGCTGCCCAAGGACCTCGAGGTTTGTCTCGAGGAAACACTCAAGCAATGCGATCCTGA